GTCTTTCCTGATTGCGCATCTCTATGAGGCCAGCGAATCCGCTTATATCGGCGGGATCCAATCCGGTGCGATCCGACGGTGCCGGGAGCTTGGCTATCATCTCGTGGTCGAATCGCTCGAGGCGAATTCTGTCGATATTCCCGCGACCGTCGAGCGGATCATCTCGGTTCTCGCTCCCGATGGGATCATTCTGACGCCGCCTCTCTCCGACAATCGGGAGGTGGTGGACCTGGCACGCAAGCGCGGAGTGCGGCTCGTGCAGGTCGGTTCGATGGAGCATGAGCATGGATTGCAGGTGTTCATCCAGGAACGCGCCGCCGCTCAGGCAATCACGGAACATCTGATCGAACTCGGCCATGAACGCATCGGGATCGTGCGCGGCCACCCCCAGCACCGCGGTGCTGCCCTGCGATTCGATGGCTTCCTTGACGCGCTTGCGGCCGCGGGCATGGAGCCGCAGCGGCATTATGTGACGCAGGGTTATTTTGATGTGCAATCGGGGATCGAGGCAGGGCGGGCCATGCTCGCGCTCCAGTCCCCGCCGAGCGCGATCTTCGCTGCCAACGATCAGATGGCGCTGGGCGTTATGATCGCAGCACGGGATATGAGCATCGAAGTGCCGAACGCCCTGTCGGTCGCGGGGTTCGACGACACGCCCATGAGCCGGCTGATCTGGCCCTCTCTGACAACGGTTCGGCAGCCACTGCTCGAGACCGGTTCGCTTGCTGTCGAGATTCTGGTCCGACGGACGGAGGTCGAGCTTCTCGAGGAATTACCTTTCGCCCTCCAGATCCGGGCGAGCACCGCACCAGCGAGCTGATCATGTGCGTCGGCTTGGCCTTGCCGGGGTGACCGTGTTTGCGAGGTCGTTAACGATACGTTCGTGAACGCCCAGCCTGAGCGGAGAAAAGTAAGCGGAGATACCGCTTCCGATCAGTCCGGTCGCCGAGAGGCCAACCATGACGAAGCCGAGTGCCTCGAGCGTTCCCGCCGTCATTTCTGTGTTGGCGTGGAAGCCGATCGTCGAAAGAGCTGCCCCGTATATCGCGACCGCGAGGCCGAAGCCTGCTTTCTGGACAAACATGAACAGGCCGAACAGGAACGATTCGTGGCGCACTCCGGAGCGCCACTCGCCATATTCCACCGTGTCCGGAAGCGTGCCCCAGTAACCGACCTGAATGCCCACGGTTGCGATCTGCATCCACATGAAGAAGGCGGTTGCTGTCGTCGGCGTCGTCGGTCGGACGACCAGGAAGCCGAACAGGCCGACAACTCCGCAGCCGACCGCTGCGAGCCACATGATGCGCTTGCCTGCACGACGCCCGAGGATCGCCCAACCGGGGGCTAATATGAGCGATATGAAGGCTCCAGAAGACAGGGCATAGCGGGCGCTGGCCTCGTCATGCACGACATATTTGAAATAATAGATCAGCGACTTGTTGAGCGATGTCGTCGAGACCGTCGTGAATAGAAGGCCCAGCGCCAAGGCGATGAAGGCCGGATTGAGTCGCACGCACGCAAAGTAAGAAGAAAGCGCCACCTTCGGGATGGCATGCTGTTTTTCCGACGGCTCGCGCGTCGAGGCGAAGGCCACTAGGAACGCGAATGTCGCCACAGTGCCGAGCACGACCGCAACCAGGAATATCCCGTGCGCTTCGCTTCCCGCGCCCAGCGTTGCGGCCAGTGGCTGCGTGACGAAACCGACCGTGGCCGTAGCACCCGCACCGAACAACATCCGCAGGGATGCCAGGGTGGTCCTCTCCGACGAACTGTCCGTCATGCGCGCGGACAAAGACGCCAGCGGCACAGCGATAATGGTATAGCAGATGCGGAAGAAGAGATGTGCGACCAGCAGCATTGCAAGCAGCGTGTAGCCCTGGCTTTCCGGCTTCCAGTAGAGCAGCCCGAACGACACAGCGAGCGGCAGCGCACCGATCAGCAACCAGTGTCGATAACGGCCGAAACGGGTTCGGCCGCGATCCATCAGTGCGCCGACGACCGGATCGATGCAGCCGTCGAAGATCGAGGCCGTCATATAGATGAGGCCCGCAATGCCGACGGGTATGCC
This DNA window, taken from Sphingomonas sp. AP4-R1, encodes the following:
- a CDS encoding LacI family DNA-binding transcriptional regulator → MPTIYDLAELAGVSIKTVSRVLNNEPHVRPATRERVEAAARKLSYQPSQAARRLAGNRSFLIAHLYEASESAYIGGIQSGAIRRCRELGYHLVVESLEANSVDIPATVERIISVLAPDGIILTPPLSDNREVVDLARKRGVRLVQVGSMEHEHGLQVFIQERAAAQAITEHLIELGHERIGIVRGHPQHRGAALRFDGFLDALAAAGMEPQRHYVTQGYFDVQSGIEAGRAMLALQSPPSAIFAANDQMALGVMIAARDMSIEVPNALSVAGFDDTPMSRLIWPSLTTVRQPLLETGSLAVEILVRRTEVELLEELPFALQIRASTAPAS
- a CDS encoding MFS transporter, yielding MKPRMPLHRKIGYAFGDYGCNLYWQSISFFLLFFYTDIVGIPVGIAGLIYMTASIFDGCIDPVVGALMDRGRTRFGRYRHWLLIGALPLAVSFGLLYWKPESQGYTLLAMLLVAHLFFRICYTIIAVPLASLSARMTDSSSERTTLASLRMLFGAGATATVGFVTQPLAATLGAGSEAHGIFLVAVVLGTVATFAFLVAFASTREPSEKQHAIPKVALSSYFACVRLNPAFIALALGLLFTTVSTTSLNKSLIYYFKYVVHDEASARYALSSGAFISLILAPGWAILGRRAGKRIMWLAAVGCGVVGLFGFLVVRPTTPTTATAFFMWMQIATVGIQVGYWGTLPDTVEYGEWRSGVRHESFLFGLFMFVQKAGFGLAVAIYGAALSTIGFHANTEMTAGTLEALGFVMVGLSATGLIGSGISAYFSPLRLGVHERIVNDLANTVTPARPSRRT